Proteins from a genomic interval of Caulobacter sp. NIBR1757:
- the ribH gene encoding 6,7-dimethyl-8-ribityllumazine synthase produces MIDDPVRILIVEGRFYNDLSDELLRGATDAITAFGAEYDVITVPGALEIPGVIAIADEGGRRPAGVRYDGYVALGVVIRGETYHFEIVSNESCRGVMDLTLKGLPIGNGILTVEDEEQAWARARVSEGDKGGGAARAALDVLSHKRRLLGGAGR; encoded by the coding sequence ATGATTGACGACCCCGTCCGCATCCTGATCGTCGAGGGACGCTTCTACAACGATCTGTCCGACGAGCTGCTGCGCGGGGCGACCGACGCCATCACCGCGTTCGGCGCCGAGTATGACGTCATCACCGTGCCGGGCGCGCTGGAGATCCCGGGCGTCATCGCTATCGCCGACGAGGGCGGCCGCCGCCCGGCCGGCGTGCGCTATGACGGCTATGTGGCGCTGGGCGTGGTCATCCGCGGCGAGACCTATCACTTCGAGATCGTTTCGAATGAAAGCTGCCGGGGCGTCATGGACCTGACCCTCAAGGGCCTGCCGATCGGCAACGGCATCCTGACGGTCGAGGACGAGGAACAGGCCTGGGCCCGCGCCCGCGTTTCCGAGGGCGACAAGGGCGGCGGCGCGGCCCGCGCCGCGCTCGATGTGCTGAGCCACAAGCGCCGCCTGCTGGGGGGAGCCGGCCGATGA